In Mycoavidus cysteinexigens, a genomic segment contains:
- the hrpA gene encoding ATP-dependent RNA helicase HrpA, with translation MGLASRLPPIEFPAELPVSGKRAVIAAAIAAHQVVIVCGETGSGKTTQLPKICLTLGRGLGAGGKGLIGHTQPRRLAASATARRIAQELQTPVGEVVGYKVRFTDKLSRSTSVKLMTDGILLAETQSDPLLRAYDTLIIDEAHERSLNIDFLLGYLKEILPRRPDLKLIITSATLDAERFAKHFSHAGVNAPVIEVSGRLYPVEIRYRPLQQEVRRGADEPARKTPATEPDKLEKGGAAGRDLTDAIVDAVDELARAGSGDVLVFLPGEREIRDTAQALRQHHPAHTEILPLFARLSMTEQERVFKAGNARRIVLATNVAETSLTVPGIRYVIDTGLARVKRYSYRNKVEQLRIEPISQAAAQQRAGRCGRVADGICIRLYDEADWQLRPRFTDPEILRSSLAAVILKMKSLHLAEVEKFPFLEPPPAKAIADGYQLLAELGAVDNAHELTAVGQALAKLPLDPRIGRMILAAQEQHALHEILIIASALSVQDPRDRPLEQQSAADAAHRKFADPKSEFLSFLKIWQWFDEALTHKKSNRQLLDLCRANFLSHLRLREWREVHSQLLTVVGQQSWRINQANATFEQIHLSLLSGLLGNLGLKAESEPHYLGARSIKFHLWPGSHLAKKAGRWMMAAELVETSRLFARTIAIIEPTWVERAGAHLLRRSIGEPHWEKKAAQVVAFERATLYGLTVYHRRRISFGKQSAQAAQQARDIFIRAALVEGEFDTKLPFFKHNRQLIAEIEQLEHRSRRQDILIDDELIYAFYNQAIPADIYTGADFEHWYRQALRGKQVKNEKLLFLSRDDLMRHEAAGVTTELFPKKLTLAGIEMAVSYHFEPGSPRDGVTLAVPIFALNQVDAHGCEWLVAGMLKEKVHLLLKSLPQKLRRHCIPLPAYAASFVERATFGVGDLIGALSADIRAQKQLTLHPTDFKLETLPAHLFMNFKVIDEYGRQLAAGRNLAQLRAELGAQAQQSFQKIAVKTITGATAEKVNAENHQEVQKSVAPTVHYKNLTHWSFGSLPEIMEIERDGETLMGYPALVDRGEVCDLELFDLPQKAVRVHRTGLRRLFTLQLRDAIRFIEKNLPNFQQMAMQYMPLGTADELRAQIITCALERACLREPLPTDATTFATRCDEGRSRFTLLAQEISRLAAQIFTVYTTVVKKLASVKSFTAAHTDMTQQLHALMGKYFLTDTPYEQLVHFPRYLQAIALRSDKLKNDAVRDARLWTEFSPLQVRYSRTQAQRRQSADAVDPQLQAFRWLLEELRVSLFAQELRTPMPVSIKRLHTVWESIER, from the coding sequence ATAGGGTTAGCGAGTCGCTTGCCGCCGATTGAGTTTCCTGCTGAATTGCCGGTATCGGGCAAACGCGCCGTGATTGCGGCCGCCATTGCCGCGCATCAGGTCGTGATTGTGTGCGGTGAGACCGGTTCTGGCAAAACCACCCAATTACCCAAAATTTGTCTGACGCTTGGACGTGGTTTAGGCGCAGGCGGCAAGGGGCTGATTGGCCATACTCAGCCACGGCGTCTGGCGGCGAGTGCTACCGCACGGCGCATTGCGCAAGAGCTACAAACGCCAGTGGGAGAGGTCGTCGGCTATAAAGTTCGTTTTACTGACAAGCTCAGTCGCAGCACATCCGTCAAACTGATGACGGATGGTATTTTGTTAGCTGAGACGCAATCGGATCCTCTGCTGCGCGCTTATGACACCTTAATTATTGATGAAGCGCATGAGCGCAGCCTAAATATAGATTTTTTATTGGGCTATCTAAAAGAAATTCTGCCGCGTCGGCCGGATTTAAAGTTAATCATTACCTCCGCTACATTAGATGCTGAGCGTTTTGCAAAACACTTTAGTCACGCGGGGGTTAATGCGCCAGTGATTGAAGTAAGTGGCCGCCTGTACCCCGTTGAAATACGTTATCGCCCGCTGCAACAAGAGGTCCGACGGGGAGCGGATGAGCCAGCGCGTAAGACGCCCGCGACTGAGCCCGATAAACTTGAAAAGGGAGGGGCTGCTGGGCGTGACTTGACCGACGCTATAGTGGATGCGGTTGATGAACTCGCGCGCGCAGGGTCTGGCGATGTACTGGTATTTTTGCCGGGCGAGCGTGAAATTCGTGATACAGCGCAAGCGCTGCGCCAACATCACCCGGCACATACAGAAATTTTGCCTCTATTTGCACGTCTCTCAATGACTGAGCAAGAGCGTGTATTTAAAGCAGGCAATGCGCGTAGGATTGTGCTTGCCACGAACGTAGCTGAAACTTCGTTAACGGTGCCTGGTATCCGTTATGTAATCGATACCGGCTTAGCGCGGGTTAAGCGCTATTCTTATCGCAATAAGGTCGAACAATTACGCATTGAGCCAATTTCGCAAGCTGCCGCACAACAACGCGCGGGTCGTTGCGGGCGAGTGGCGGATGGCATCTGTATTCGTTTATACGATGAAGCGGATTGGCAATTGCGGCCGCGCTTTACTGATCCAGAAATTTTGCGCTCTTCACTGGCGGCCGTCATTTTAAAAATGAAGTCGCTACACTTAGCTGAGGTCGAGAAATTTCCTTTTCTTGAACCACCGCCGGCTAAGGCTATTGCCGATGGCTATCAGTTATTGGCTGAATTAGGCGCGGTGGATAACGCCCATGAGTTGACAGCGGTGGGCCAAGCGCTGGCGAAATTGCCGTTGGACCCGCGCATCGGTCGGATGATTCTTGCGGCGCAAGAACAACACGCTTTGCACGAGATATTGATTATCGCGAGTGCCTTGTCGGTCCAAGACCCACGCGATCGTCCGCTCGAGCAACAGAGCGCGGCGGATGCCGCCCACCGTAAATTTGCTGATCCTAAATCAGAATTTTTATCTTTTCTAAAAATCTGGCAGTGGTTCGACGAAGCGTTGACGCATAAAAAATCAAACCGGCAGTTGCTGGATCTATGTCGCGCCAACTTCCTGTCACATTTACGTTTACGTGAATGGCGTGAGGTGCATAGTCAACTGTTAACCGTTGTGGGGCAGCAAAGCTGGCGGATTAACCAGGCAAACGCAACGTTTGAACAAATCCATCTGTCTTTGTTAAGCGGGTTATTGGGAAATCTTGGACTTAAAGCTGAGAGTGAACCTCATTATTTGGGTGCTCGTAGCATTAAATTTCATCTGTGGCCTGGTTCTCATTTAGCCAAAAAAGCCGGGCGCTGGATGATGGCGGCTGAGTTAGTTGAGACTAGCCGCTTATTTGCGCGCACCATCGCAATCATCGAGCCAACTTGGGTTGAGCGTGCCGGCGCACATTTGCTGCGGCGCTCCATCGGTGAACCACACTGGGAAAAGAAAGCCGCCCAGGTTGTCGCCTTCGAGCGCGCAACATTATATGGCTTAACGGTTTATCATCGCCGCCGCATAAGTTTTGGGAAACAGTCGGCGCAGGCTGCGCAGCAAGCACGGGATATTTTTATCCGTGCCGCCTTGGTTGAAGGCGAATTTGACACTAAATTGCCATTTTTTAAACATAATCGGCAATTGATCGCTGAAATTGAGCAACTTGAACATCGTTCTCGGCGGCAAGATATTTTGATTGACGATGAATTGATTTATGCTTTTTATAACCAGGCTATTCCGGCTGATATTTATACGGGAGCTGATTTTGAGCATTGGTATCGTCAAGCGCTGCGTGGTAAACAAGTTAAAAACGAAAAGCTACTTTTCTTAAGCCGCGATGACCTCATGCGGCATGAAGCCGCGGGCGTGACCACTGAGCTCTTTCCCAAAAAACTGACCCTGGCAGGCATTGAAATGGCGGTGTCATATCACTTTGAGCCAGGCTCGCCACGAGATGGGGTGACTTTGGCGGTGCCCATTTTTGCTTTAAACCAAGTCGATGCACATGGTTGCGAATGGTTAGTTGCGGGGATGCTTAAAGAAAAAGTTCATTTATTACTTAAATCATTGCCGCAAAAATTGCGCCGGCATTGCATTCCTCTGCCAGCTTATGCGGCTAGTTTTGTTGAGCGTGCAACGTTTGGTGTGGGCGATTTAATTGGGGCGCTAAGTGCGGATATTCGCGCGCAAAAACAGCTCACTTTGCATCCTACGGATTTTAAACTTGAGACCTTGCCGGCGCATCTTTTCATGAATTTCAAGGTGATCGATGAATATGGCCGGCAGCTTGCCGCAGGCCGCAATCTTGCACAATTGCGGGCCGAATTAGGGGCTCAAGCGCAGCAGAGTTTCCAGAAAATTGCGGTTAAAACAATAACTGGCGCGACCGCAGAAAAAGTCAACGCAGAAAATCACCAAGAAGTGCAAAAATCGGTGGCGCCGACGGTTCATTACAAAAACTTAACTCACTGGAGTTTTGGCAGCTTGCCAGAAATCATGGAGATTGAGCGCGACGGTGAAACTTTGATGGGCTATCCAGCGCTGGTTGATCGCGGTGAGGTTTGCGACCTGGAGCTTTTTGATTTACCGCAAAAGGCTGTGCGTGTTCATCGGACCGGTTTACGGCGGCTTTTTACACTACAATTGCGTGACGCCATTCGTTTTATCGAGAAAAATCTACCCAACTTTCAGCAAATGGCGATGCAATACATGCCGCTTGGCACCGCAGATGAACTGCGCGCGCAAATTATTACATGTGCGCTTGAGCGCGCGTGCTTGCGCGAGCCATTACCTACCGATGCAACAACTTTTGCAACACGCTGCGATGAAGGGCGCAGCCGCTTTACACTACTTGCTCAAGAAATTAGCCGCTTAGCGGCGCAAATTTTTACGGTTTACACAACCGTAGTAAAAAAACTCGCTTCAGTAAAAAGCTTTACGGCTGCCCATACGGATATGACGCAGCAATTACACGCTTTGATGGGGAAATATTTTTTGACCGACACGCCTTA